The Chrysemys picta bellii isolate R12L10 chromosome 12, ASM1138683v2, whole genome shotgun sequence genome has a segment encoding these proteins:
- the LOC101941815 gene encoding olfactory receptor 5G9-like: MPMKNQTTLTEFILLGLSSDPQLQIFLFLVFLVIYLITVAGNIVIMVVIRADSHLHTPMYFFLFHLSFVDICYSSVTVPNMLKNFLAAHKTISVNGCIAQMFFILLSGGAEILILSAMAYDRYAAICDPLRYMERMSKGICVQLVSGAWAISLVHALLNTVFTFKLHFCGPNQISHFSCELPPLLQLSCTDTLTNQVVLFTSVVIFASSSFLLTLISYIHIISTILRIRCAEGRRKAFSTCSSHLIVVGLFYLTGFLQYTKPSSVSSVVLDEIFSIEYCILTPMLNPMIYSLKNKEVKTAVGKMLRKFKLLK; encoded by the coding sequence ATGccaatgaaaaatcaaaccacACTGACTGAATTTATTCTCCTGGGACTTTCCAGTGACCCACAGTTGCAGattttcctcttcctggtgtttttagttatttacctAATTACTGTGGCTGGTAACATAGTGATCATGGTGGTGATAAGGGCTGATTCTCACCTTCACACTCCTATGTACTTCTTCCTCTTCCATTTATCCTTTGTTGATATCTGCTATTCCTCAGTCACAGTGCCTAACATGCTGAAGAACTTCCTAGCAGCACACAAAACTATTTCTGTCAACGGCTGCATTGCTCAGatgttcttcatcctcctctcagGTGGTGCTGAAATTCTCATTCTCTCAGCCATGGCTTATGACCGCTACGCTGCCATCTGTGACCCATTGCGTTAcatggagagaatgagcaaagggATCTGTGTTCAGCTGGTGAGTGGTGCATGGGCAATAAGTTTAGTCCATGCCCTGCTTAACACTGTTTTTACCTTCAAGTTGCATTTCTGTGGGCCCAATCAAATCAGCCAtttcagctgtgagctccctccTCTGTTACAATTGTCCTGCACTGACACCCTCACCAATCAAGTGGTGCTTTTTACTTCTGTTGTGATATTTGCATCAAGCTCCTTCCTCCTCACCCTGATCTCCTACATTCACAttatctccaccatcctgagaatACGCTGTGCAGAGGGCAGgcgtaaagccttctccacctgcagctcccacctgatTGTGGTTGGCTTATTCTACCTGACAGGTTTTCTCCAGTACACAAAGCCCAGCTCTGTCTCCTCTGTGGTGCTGGATGAAATATTCTCCATTGAGTACTGCATCTTGACTCCCATGTTAAATCCTATGATCTACAGCCTGAAAAACAAGGAGGTGAAAACAGCTGTAGGGAAAATGTTAAGGAAATTCAAACTTCTCAAGTAg